The genomic region ACCGGTTCGATGAGCATCAACTTCGCCGACTGGGCGGACCCCGACTAGGGCCAGGTGCAGCCATGACGACCGCACGACGCAATTCTCTTCTGCTGCTGGCACTGGCCGGCGTGTGGGCCACCGCGGCCTGCACGAACAAGCCGGAGATTCCGAAGGCCACGGGCCCGTCGGAACTCGGCCTCTCGCTCCAGGTGCTCGCATCGCCGGACATCCTCAATACCGACGGCATGTCGACGTCGCAGATCACCGTGACCGCGCGCGGGCCCAACAGCGAGCCCAAGCCGAACGTGCCGCTGCGTGCCGACATCCGCGTGGGCGGCGCCATCGTCGACCTCGGGTCGCTGTCGAGCAAGCACTTCAGCACGGGTGCCGACGGTCGCGCGACGGTCGTGTACACGGCCCCGCCGGGAGGCCTCTCGGGCAACCCCGATGGCGGTAACCTCGTGCAGGTGACGTTCACGCCGCTCAGCGGCGACTACATGAACGCCGTCGAACGATCGGTGGCCATCCGGCTCGTGCCGCTCGGCACCATCGTGTTCCCGGGACAGCCGATCGCCAACTTCACGTGGCGTCCGACCGAGCCGTACGTGA from Acidobacteriota bacterium harbors:
- a CDS encoding PKD domain-containing protein — translated: MTTARRNSLLLLALAGVWATAACTNKPEIPKATGPSELGLSLQVLASPDILNTDGMSTSQITVTARGPNSEPKPNVPLRADIRVGGAIVDLGSLSSKHFSTGADGRATVVYTAPPGGLSGNPDGGNLVQVTFTPLSGDYMNAVERSVAIRLVPLGTIVFPGQPIANFTWRPTEPYVMEEVTLDAGLSRDCSLTASAPADCYDSPSLQYEWNMDDRNIILSGRVIRYQFPRTGDYFVKLTVTNALGNKVSVTKQIDVIARP